One bacterium genomic region harbors:
- a CDS encoding sigma-70 family RNA polymerase sigma factor encodes MIQSDTDFSTLVNMYQQKVYNHAYRMLGNREESEDATQDIFLRVYGSLKTFRGEAKLSSWVFKITANVCISRMRRKQLPSASLDAPLAGEDRSLAELVADESDNPETICSANEMGSIVREQLRRLKPEWAQAIGLHYFGGLSYEEVAEALEIPRDTVATYIRRGKIQLAGLIESRIGADGL; translated from the coding sequence ATGATCCAATCCGACACCGATTTCAGTACGCTGGTAAACATGTACCAGCAAAAAGTTTACAACCACGCGTACCGGATGCTGGGCAACCGCGAGGAGTCCGAGGACGCCACCCAGGATATTTTCCTGAGGGTTTACGGCTCCCTGAAAACTTTCCGCGGCGAGGCCAAACTGTCGAGCTGGGTTTTCAAGATCACGGCCAATGTCTGTATCAGCCGGATGCGAAGGAAGCAACTGCCCTCAGCCAGCCTGGATGCACCGCTGGCCGGAGAGGATCGCAGCCTGGCGGAGCTGGTGGCCGATGAGAGCGACAATCCCGAAACCATCTGCTCGGCCAACGAGATGGGATCTATCGTGCGGGAGCAGTTGCGGCGGCTCAAGCCGGAGTGGGCCCAGGCTATCGGGCTGCACTATTTCGGCGGCCTCAGCTACGAGGAGGTGGCCGAGGCGTTGGAAATCCCCCGCGATACCGTGGCAACATATATCCGGCGCGGCAAGATACAACTGGCCGGTCTGATCGAGTCACGGATCGGAGCGGATGGCTTGTAG